TCAAAATCATAGTATTTTTTTGCAAAAACATTAACAATAAATGAATATTCTTTTTTATGATAAATACTATTTATAAACTTAAATAAAACAAATGAAGCAGCAAAATGGGGGTTACCCTTTTTTACAAAAATTTCCATATCTTTTTTATTAATTATCTCAAAAATAGAGGTTAATAATGTGCTATCAGTAATTCTGTATTTTTCTTTTATTTCATCAAAATTAGTAAAATAATTATTTTTATCGCCTAAAACTACCGCATCAAACTCATAATTTTGAATTTGTTCTCTAAGTAATTTGTGTAGTCTTAAATTCTCAATCATTGTTCCAAAGCCAACAATTTTTTCTAATTCTAAACCAGTGTGTTCTGCGTATAATTTTGCAAGCACAGATGTTGGTTGAGTTAATAAAATAGTCAAACCCTTGAAACCAGATTGTTTAACAAAATAAGCAATTTCAACAATAACTCTTGCGTTTTCTTCATAAAGTTCATGTTCTAACTGCCCTGGCATAACTCGGCTTTTTGCGCCTATTATTAGTAAATCAATATTTTCCAAGTCAGAAAAATTTCCTGCTTTTATTTTAAATTTAGAATTAGCAAAACCTAAAATATCTTCAAAATCAAGAATATTTCCATCTCTTGGTCCTTCAAATTTGTCAATTATTAAAATCTCATAATTATCATGAGACAAAATTAAATTATTAATTAAGCCAATACAAACTTTATCAGCTCCAACAATTGCTATTTTCATACTATTCATTTCTTTATTAGTAATTAATTATAATCAAAACTATATTATATTTAAATTCTTATTTGTTATAATAAATAATAAAATTAATAAGATTAGAAAGAAAAATAAAGCATTTTCCTTATGAAAAAACTGTTCAATTTATCAATATTTAAAAAAAATTTATACTTCAACACAATTAGTCAATATGTTTTTTCAAGGAAAAATACATATATTCTGCCGTTAATAATGGTTGTGTGAAGTTTTATTTACTCATTAATATCTTTTTCTTTTGCTCACGAAGATAATTTTTTAATTTTTAGCTTTATGTTTTTTCTAATTAACCTTCTTTTTACAGTAGTTTTTGCTTCTTGTAAGTTTTTAAATTTATTTTATGATTTACATAAAGATGGATTAGATGTTATTTTGTTTACTAAGTCATATTCTAGAAAATATATTAATGCAACTAAAATTTTGTTGTGTGTAATTTTAGCAACAATATGATCTTTTATTTTCATGGGTTGTAATTGACTCTTTTATCTTTTTAACATAACATATATTAATCAAATTAAAGCGTGATTAGCTTGAGATTTTTTTTCACCCTTTTTCACTTTTTTAGTTTTTGGATCAATTGCAGGACTTCTAGCCTCAAGACTAAGTTTTAAACTTTCTGTGCTTACACCGATTGCTATTTTTACACCTTTACTTTTTTTAGGTACAGGAACTTCTGTGTTTGCAAAACCAAGTAATTTGAATTATGCACATTATTTAAATTTACCTGATTCTCAAACTGACTCACAAACAGTTTTAGATTTAGAAAAGTTTTATTTAAATAATAATGAAGATACTTTTTATTTGATTCCTAAAAAACTTTCAAACACAAAAATCAATGAAAAACAAGCAAATCTCCTTTCCGATTATTGAAATAAGTCTTCCTCTTCTTCACAATTGTGACAAGCAGTTACTTATCTTTCTTTACCTTATCAATTTATAAATGTATTTAATCACAAAAATCAAGGCTTACTAAAACCAAGAGTAAATAAAAAAGATCAAGCTTTAGGAAATTACATATATTATAATGGTCTGGAATCTTCAGAAAACAGCTATGAAGTGAATAATTTTGTTGGCTTACCAACTTATAATTTAACCTTAAATCCAACCAATAAAAAACAGTTTTTGGTTCCAGGTGCTTTAAAAAACAAAACTTTTTTAAAAAATCAAATTAACACTAACATAATTTATGCAAATACAAATGCTTCAAATTTTAATCATCATTTTAAAGAAGATGATCAAATATTTGGTGTTCCAAATAATTTAGTTGGTAAATTAAAATGAGAATATTTAAAAGAACTATTAGAATCAAAAACCTTCATAAATGAAGCTAATATGTTTTTTAGCAAGTTATCTAATAATTTAAATAAAGAAGAAATTTTAAGCAACATTTCTTCTTTTATAAAGCAAAATGAAGAAAACTTATACAAAAATTTGACCGACAACAACACAGTAGTATTAAACTCAGTTTTAGATAATTCAAAAATTAAAAGCAACATAGAAAAAAATATTTATATAGCAACAGGGCTTATTTATTACTTATTTTTTAATCAAAATAAATCAATAATTTTTGATAATTTATTAAAAAACAAAGACGGAAGTTATAAACAAGATAAATTTTTAATTACTATAGATAATGAAGACTATTTTATAGGAGGTTATTCTTCTTTTGTTTCAGAAGAAAAAAATATTAATAACAAATCTATTTTTAGATATCATCTAAATGAATCAGAAAATTATTTATTTCAACCTGTTGATGAAATTTATCAAGTAAAAATTAAAACACAAGTTGTTAAGAAAAACACCTTTATTCTTGAGTGAATGCTAATTTCTTTATTGCTTTTGTTTTCTTTATATTCTTTACATAACAAAAAGGATTATGAATAATGAATTCCAATTTAATGTTAAAAGTCAAAAATTTAAAAGTAAATTTAAGACTAAAAAATCCTATAGTTAATAAAATAAGTTTTTCTGTTAATCTCAAGGAAGTTCATGCTCTAATCGGTGAAAATGGAGCAGGAAAAACAGCAATTATCAAGTCTATTGTTAATTCTTATGTAAATTACACAGGTGAAATTCAAATAAATAATTCAAACTCAAAAGCTACAAATTCAAAATCAATTTTAGGTTATGTTCCATCAGTTATAGATTTTCCAAAACATATAACAACTTATAAATATTTAACTTTGTTAGGCAAGATTTCAAAACTAACACCAACTTTAATTGATAAAAGAGTAGAAAAATTTTTATCTATCTTTAAAATTGAACATCTAAAAAATCAAAAACCTTACAATTTTTCTTTAGGTCAAAAAAGAAAAATTTCCTTCATTCAAGCGCTAATTCACAACCCTAATTTTATAATTCTTGATGACCCTTTAGCTAATCTAGATTTCAATAGTAAATTAGATATAATTAATATATTAAAACAACTAAAAAATCAAGGTAAAACTATTTTAATTAGTAGTAATAATTTAGAAGATATCGATATGCTTGTTGACTCAGTTACCTATATAAAAGAAGGAAAAATTATTTATTCAGGTAAAAAAGATCAAAAGTTAGAGACTTATTTTACTTCACAATATATTAAACAAAATAATCAGGAAAATGTCACAAATGAAAGTAAATAAAAAATATTTTTCAGTCTTATTTTTGCCTTTATTTTCTAGCCTTTTGCTCTCGTCTTGTTCAGAGGTTTCTACTTTTTACACTTCTTCACCTACTGTTCAAAAAAAAGACAGTAATTCAATAGAACAACTTTTAAATAACATATATATTGACAAACAAGATCAAAAACAAACCTATATTTTTCAACAAAATACTTTAGATAAAAACAAGCAATTAGAAGAATTAAAATATTCTTTTTCTTTATATAATCCAAGTTTGTTTAAAATTAATACAAAAATAAGTCCTAACTTAGATTTTTTAGCAAAACAAACTATTTATAATAATTTTAGTAATAACTGATTATTTATTTTAAGAAATATAAAAAACTTTGAATTTGCATTTAATCCATATTCTTTTTCTTATTCTCCTTATTCAGGAGAAAAAGAAGATTTTGGAAATCAAGAAGATAAATTTTTAAAAATAAAAAACGAAAACTTTTCATTTATAAAAAAAGAAATCGTTACAGAAAATAATTATTGAACTGAACAAAATATTTATTATTTAATTTTCGATAAAAATAAAATTTTGAGATTATGAACTTTTGAAAGAAATCAACAAATTTTTGCAAGATTTGATTTTGACCTTTTTATTTATAAAGATAATCCTAATTTTATTATTAGTTTTATTGATGATATTCATAACGAAATTTTAAGTTATTCTACAGAAACGCAATCTGAAGAAATTAGTAATATATTGTCTGATCTTCGAAAAAGTGAAGAACAAGAAATTAAAACTGTGTTAGATACCAATAAACAATCAGAAAAAAAAGATTCCAACACTGACCAAAACGTCGAAGAACAGATAAAAAATATTCAGTCATCTTATAATCAAACAATTGATAAAGTTACACAACAAATTAATAAGAAATATTTAGAAAATAAAATTACTCAAGAAGAATCTAAATACAATATTTTAAAAAATAATTATTATTTTTCTTTAAATCAAAAAATAAACAATTTAAATAATAAATGACACTTTGAAAAATTTAGCTTCAGAAACATAGATTCAGAGACGTTACAAATAAGCAAAAACCAAGAAGAAAAAAACAACAATAATGAAGAAAAATGAAGTAAATTTTTAAATAACGATGCAATTTTAAATTTACTTAATATAGTTTTTAATAATCTTGCAGAAAAAGAAAGTTATATTAATTCACAAAAATTTTTAGATTCAAAAATTTACTCAAAATTAATTAAAAGTTATTTATTTTATTATAACCACTTAAACACAAATCCTGATGGTAACCCGTATGCCTATTTAGTGTCTCAAGAAAAAATAAAAAATTTGTTTTCTAAAAACTGATTATGATTTTTATTTTATTTAAATAAAGCTTATTTTATGAGAACTATAAATCCAATAGATTCTGTAGATAGTCAGTTAGATGAGTTACAAAAGGACAACTCAGAATCTTCCGGTTTTTACAGTCCAACCTCCAATGTTTTTTCTGATTTAGTTTACAAAAAAGTCGAAGATAATTTTGACAAACCTCTTTCACAAACTAAAGAATATTTTAAAAAGTATTCGATTCTACTTCAAAATGAAGATAAATTTGTATTTAGTATAGAAGTAATTCATACATATAACAATTTAAAAAATAAAATAAAAAATACTATTGTGACTTTATCACCTTATATTTTTATAGTAAATACTACTAATGACAGTGAACAAAATAATTTAAATTTAAATGATTTAGCCAAATTAATCTTTGCAGGTTCAACAAATAATGTAAAAAAATTTAATTTAACTAAAAAAAATATAAAATTTTTTAAAAACTTAACTTTTAAATCACACTTGTTTATTTTTTCAGATTTTTTCTACAAAAATAAAGAAAAATAAAGAAAAAATGTTATAATTTTTATCAATAAATATTAAGGAAATCAATTAAATATGTTAGACAAGATTAGACATGACGGGAAAACTCAGAAAAAAGCATTTTTATATGAACTCGGTTTCGGTTTTATCTGAGCAGCAAGTCATTTTTATTTAAAAAAAGCTATTATAGGTATTATAAGAGCAGGACTTTTTTGAGTTTCAATATTCATGATAATAACTGCTGTTATTGTTGAAAAAGCAGGTGTATTAGCTAGAACTCAAGATGAATTTTGAGCAGTAATCTGAGTTGGTGTAGCATTTTTAGCTCTACTACTTATTTGGTGAATTATTTTATTAATTCAAATTTTAACTGGAACTTTCAAAGATAACGAAGACACTGCTATAAAATTCTGATCTACCAGAGAAAAATTAGTAGAAGAAATTGAACCACAAGAAACAGTAGAATCAGAAGAAATAATTGAAGAACCAACAGATGAATTTGCAAACAATTTTATTGAAGAAACTGTTATGTTAGAAGATACAGATCCACATAGAGTTGCTCGTATTCATAATTCTAAATGTAAAATTCACTTTCCTCCAATTCAGTTAACAGAGGAATAAAATAATTTATATATTTAAAAATAAAGCAGATGTAAATTTGCTTTATTTTTTTGCAAAGGATAACATGAGATTAAAAAAAATTCCAGATGCATTAGAACAATTAAGAAAATCTAATTTTTTAATAGAAAATTTTCCATTAAAAATAGATAATAATTGAATCGTAGAAATTGGAATGGGTAAAGGTGATATGTTAGTAGAACTAGCGCATCAAAATCCTAATAA
This Mycoplasma sp. 1654_15 DNA region includes the following protein-coding sequences:
- a CDS encoding lactate/malate family dehydrogenase, whose product is MKIAIVGADKVCIGLINNLILSHDNYEILIIDKFEGPRDGNILDFEDILGFANSKFKIKAGNFSDLENIDLLIIGAKSRVMPGQLEHELYEENARVIVEIAYFVKQSGFKGLTILLTQPTSVLAKLYAEHTGLELEKIVGFGTMIENLRLHKLLREQIQNYEFDAVVLGDKNNYFTNFDEIKEKYRITDSTLLTSIFEIINKKDMEIFVKKGNPHFAASFVLFKFINSIYHKKEYSFIVNVFAKKYYDFEENFISLPAVVNIHGVKRIKTITLSQQEQNKLLEYGHRLNNLYENIKKIC
- a CDS encoding ABC transporter permease; its protein translation is MVVWSFIYSLISFSFAHEDNFLIFSFMFFLINLLFTVVFASCKFLNLFYDLHKDGLDVILFTKSYSRKYINATKILLCVILATIWSFIFMGCNWLFYLFNITYINQIKAWLAWDFFSPFFTFLVFGSIAGLLASRLSFKLSVLTPIAIFTPLLFLGTGTSVFAKPSNLNYAHYLNLPDSQTDSQTVLDLEKFYLNNNEDTFYLIPKKLSNTKINEKQANLLSDYWNKSSSSSQLWQAVTYLSLPYQFINVFNHKNQGLLKPRVNKKDQALGNYIYYNGLESSENSYEVNNFVGLPTYNLTLNPTNKKQFLVPGALKNKTFLKNQINTNIIYANTNASNFNHHFKEDDQIFGVPNNLVGKLKWEYLKELLESKTFINEANMFFSKLSNNLNKEEILSNISSFIKQNEENLYKNLTDNNTVVLNSVLDNSKIKSNIEKNIYIATGLIYYLFFNQNKSIIFDNLLKNKDGSYKQDKFLITIDNEDYFIGGYSSFVSEEKNINNKSIFRYHLNESENYLFQPVDEIYQVKIKTQVVKKNTFILEWMLISLLLLFSLYSLHNKKDYE
- a CDS encoding ATP-binding cassette domain-containing protein, which gives rise to MNSNLMLKVKNLKVNLRLKNPIVNKISFSVNLKEVHALIGENGAGKTAIIKSIVNSYVNYTGEIQINNSNSKATNSKSILGYVPSVIDFPKHITTYKYLTLLGKISKLTPTLIDKRVEKFLSIFKIEHLKNQKPYNFSLGQKRKISFIQALIHNPNFIILDDPLANLDFNSKLDIINILKQLKNQGKTILISSNNLEDIDMLVDSVTYIKEGKIIYSGKKDQKLETYFTSQYIKQNNQENVTNESK
- a CDS encoding aromatic motif membrane protein, with the protein product MKVNKKYFSVLFLPLFSSLLLSSCSEVSTFYTSSPTVQKKDSNSIEQLLNNIYIDKQDQKQTYIFQQNTLDKNKQLEELKYSFSLYNPSLFKINTKISPNLDFLAKQTIYNNFSNNWLFILRNIKNFEFAFNPYSFSYSPYSGEKEDFGNQEDKFLKIKNENFSFIKKEIVTENNYWTEQNIYYLIFDKNKILRLWTFERNQQIFARFDFDLFIYKDNPNFIISFIDDIHNEILSYSTETQSEEISNILSDLRKSEEQEIKTVLDTNKQSEKKDSNTDQNVEEQIKNIQSSYNQTIDKVTQQINKKYLENKITQEESKYNILKNNYYFSLNQKINNLNNKWHFEKFSFRNIDSETLQISKNQEEKNNNNEEKWSKFLNNDAILNLLNIVFNNLAEKESYINSQKFLDSKIYSKLIKSYLFYYNHLNTNPDGNPYAYLVSQEKIKNLFSKNWLWFLFYLNKAYFMRTINPIDSVDSQLDELQKDNSESSGFYSPTSNVFSDLVYKKVEDNFDKPLSQTKEYFKKYSILLQNEDKFVFSIEVIHTYNNLKNKIKNTIVTLSPYIFIVNTTNDSEQNNLNLNDLAKLIFAGSTNNVKKFNLTKKNIKFFKNLTFKSHLFIFSDFFYKNKEK